The Setaria italica strain Yugu1 chromosome VIII, Setaria_italica_v2.0, whole genome shotgun sequence genome includes the window CAACACCCCGACGATGTTCGAGGCCAAAGTGCGGGTCCGTTTCATTAAAAAGGAGAATGGGCAGCTCAGCTATGTGGACACGCATACAATCAACACGCAGATCGGTGACATACACGAGCACCACGAGGTGAATGGCGGGCTTGAGTATACGGTTGCGGTGCAACATAACGAAGTGTTTCACATGCAGGTGGGGAATACTTCCATCAATCGGCGATTTGAGCATGGAAATACTCAGAGTACAACTCACGAAGTCGACAAACAAAATGTTGTTGAAGTGACCATCGGTATGGGAAACATTGAAGGGACGACTCCTAAGGGGAAAATTGTAGACCTCCATCGCCACGTTGAGGTAAACATTGAAGAGAGAGgaaatttcttatttgacactcAAAGATGACTCAATTCTTTGATCCAGAAAAGTTTTTCTTTCCTAAATGTCACCAACTTCTAACTTTCACTTCTTATTTGACATTTCCAACAATTATGTTAGTTAAGTCAAGTGAAACAATCTTCAAATCACCTTCAAAAATCATCAAACTTTTTGTAGTGATGAAATGAATAAATATGAACCCATTTTTATTTCGGATACATTTACCTGTATGATTTCAAATAAAATTGACCAATTTAGGCTACTTTTATAAATTATCTAAAATTTTATGGCACCAAAAAACTTGTAAAAATTATAATAAAATAACTAATATTTCTCACATCATATGTAGTAACTAATTAAGTTATTTTCTAGCAAAACTTACATAGAGAATTATGAGGAACTGTGAACTTGGGAAATTTTAGAAGAACCTTGTAATTCTCTATGTAACTTATGatggaaaatatttttataaatgaCTACATCTccataattttttgaaagtattttcatacaaaaaaaatcaattatgCTTCAAAAGTTGTTAGATTTGGTGAGTTTTAATTTGAAAACAGAAAAGGTACATGTATGTTTTTAAGCAAAATGGATTAATCTTCACTTGTTctattgtcaaaaaaaaacttttcatGAGTTGTGGAGGTGATTTGATGGTTGTTTAAGGAATAAAAGATAGAACAAGGTGTAATACACGGGGTAGAAAATTTTTCAGTGTCAAGAAAAGAATTGAGTCAtcgtcaaataaggaattttctcttgAAGAGATTAGCGACCACTAGTTGCTACCCCCAAAATAAATATATCAGCGGAATAGCCAATTTTGTCCCTGATCTTTCAGCTTAGACTCAGAATTCTTTATTAATTATTAAAATGATTGTTTCAGTCTTTCAACTTCTCCACACATATCAATTTAGTCTTTCATCATACATGTTTTGACATGTGGGTACACCTCATCACCAACTTAACATCCAATCAGTTATGGTTCGTAAAATAAAGttattattttttctataaatctATTCAAAGTTGGAGGAATTTAACTTAGGGTTTGAATTTTTAAAGGAGGGAGTGCTTGAGTAAACTGAATCAAAATTCCGTTTTTAGGACTGAGTTAATCCAATTTAAattgagaaactagtccatctAGCTCGATAGGAATTATAATATTGTGCGAAAAAATACTATCATTTGGAGAGCCTCAGATTTATCATACATGCGTAATAAtctctttttttgaaaaaattttgTAGATAGAAGCTATGCTTATGTTTTGTCATCTTTGTGTGTGTGAACCAATATATATTACTAGAAAATACGCTAAAAATAGGGACATCTATATTAGGCTGAAAAAGCATGTTGATAGAAGTGACATGGAATAATCCATTGAAGAAAAAATGCCAACGATTTTCCATAATAGGTATTTACATTTAATAAATATTGAATTTCACAAGTTTTGGCATTGTGGTTCCCTGTAGTAGCGGACAGGTCTTTTGTTGAGTTGGATAGATGGCCTCAGTAGCACTCCTCAAGTCCTAGGTCGACTTCCCGTGGAACTAACTTTCAGGCTGGGGTTAAAACAATTCCTCGTCTATCACTATAATCAAAGCACAAAGCACAGGTCAAGGCCTAGGCTTAAAAAAAATCCGGAGGCTGTCTTATCCCGTAGGTCGAGTGGTTCCCTGTAGTATAAAGTGGATGTTCTTGTGTAGCCGCTTGTACCTTGCATTCAGAGGGTAGAAAAATTATTTTACCAACCATAGCTCATGGACGAAACACTTAGGAGGAAATACTAATTAAACTGAGCCGTGTGGAGAAGTTTGAATGCTGAAACGGTCGTTTTTTAGCTGATGGATAAAACTGAGCCTTGTCGATAAGGACAAAACAGCTATTTTTCCGAACAataaggctaatcccagtgggagtttcatagaggtttcatgcacattaaatacggtgacacatcagcatgtgtgatggcatggcatggtagttatgaagtgagagagggaaagagtttcatcaggatgaaactgtgtatacactgtttccaagactatgaaacctattgaaacttgcattgggggctatagagtttcatttcatctaaccatatccaatcacattcctcacaattaaatgtcatgggcatcctatgaaatcgtgaaatgaaactgtgtactgggactccctgttttattcatgagaatacacctcatgggatgatgtggcatccttggaaacagtgcaatgagaccttgcactgggactagcctaaaAACAGCTATTCTGTCAAAGATATTTACTATCACCTTCCTTCTTGTTTTAACTGAATTCCCGTTATGCAGGTCACAACGGTGTCTGGCAATCTAACTGTAGTGTACACCATCGGAGATGGAATGTCGTTCACTGAGTTTATAATGGTTCTACGTCGCATCCTCGCTGAGCACAACAAAGACCGCGAGGACATCTTGGACAAATTCTCAACAAATCTCTCATCCAGCCGACAACACCCAGTGCTCACTAAGCAGTATGGTGAAGAACCGCCGTGGCTTCACGTCAAGCTGCAAGTGGTGGAGGAGGGCAAGGAACCGTCGTGGACAACCCTAATCATGCGGGTTGACAGCTTATACGTATGTGGCTTCATGGACCGAAATGGAAATTTGTACAGGCTTATCGACGACAAAACCAAAAGCGAAGCCATTATCCCGAAGGGTCATAACGGTGCTAACATCCAAGACCTACAGTGGAAGGTCAGTTACCCATCCTTGCTGGGAGACAAAAAAACGATCTTACATCAAAAGACAAAAAAAGACGATCTTACATCAAAAGACAAAAAAACGATCTTACATCAAAAGACAAAAAAAGACGATCTTACATCAAAAGACAAAACAACGAAAGTTAGAAATGAAGTTGTGCACGAACTGGGCCGCGCGCATCTGGGTCGTGACTTCGCTATGGAGGCCGTGCGCAGGCTGTCAGAGCACAACCCAGATACCGAGGTGGCTGGTATGATAAGCGGCAGGCTGGCACTGGGGGGCTTGATCGTCCTGGTCTGCGAGTCCGCAAGGATGAATCCTTTCTACGACTCCTTTGCACGTGGGTGGAGCACCGGCGAGGGATTCAAGGAGGAACTGATGCGTAAATACGTGTGGGACTGTTATTATAGTAACACGTCACGCGAGCTACGGCAGTGGAAGAGTGAAAACTATATCAACTTGAAGACGTGGGTAACGGATCCCATTCCGCAGCTACAAACCATGCACCTCGTGCTCAACGCACCTCTACCTAAAAATGAAGGTAATAATGACGATGGCAACCCTGATCCTTCCACATCTGGCGATGCTGGCGCTAACGCCGGCAACCAAAACAACAACGGCAACAATAACGGTAAGGCCGAAGAAGGTAATGACGATGGCAACTCTGATCCCTCCACATCTTCCAAGGAGGATGGCAACGGTGATCCTTCCCCATCTAACGATGCTGGTGAAGGATCGAAAGGGCGACCTGACGGTAACACCGGCAACCAAAACAACAATAACACCAGCAACCTACAAGAAAATTCTGGAAAGTCCAAGGAGGATGGCGATGCTGACGGGAACAACGACCCAACCAGAGGGGAAGGCGGTGGCCGCACCAACAAGCAAAACACCGGCAAGGCTGACGACACCCTGGGCCATGGCCGACCCCTGGTGGAGCTGTTGGCCGTGCATGCCCACCTTGGGGTCGTTGACACGAAAATCATCGTCTTCGACGGGAAACGTGGCCAGATCATCTACAAGCACGCGAAGCAAGGAGAAGAGGTATATATATCATGCCTAATGTCTGGTATCCATCCATATAAATCTTTTCACATCCGAGCATATATATTAATCAATCAGTGCTTGCATGCAGGTCGGACGAATGGAGGATTTGGTGCTGACTGGACCCTACAGAGGCATCTCAGCGTACGCGAGCTTCACCATCAAAGTTGACATCCCAAAAGCCAATCCCGCCAGATTCGAATGGGATTGCTATGACCAAAGTAACGCCGACAAAGTGGATGCCGTGAACCCCTCCTACGGCGAGATCAAAGATAAGGACGGCAAGCTACTAGCAGAGGTCACCTACGCGGTGATGTCCGACGCCCTGGAGGCCACTGTGCAGCAGGTCATGCTGAGGCTCAAGGATGGGCACACTCTCAATGACGTCCATGGTGAAATCAAAGCGCGCATCGATGGTTTCGAAGTCGGTAGCATCCTATTCAACCCGACACAAGGTGCAGGTAAGTGTTTCTCCCCCGCCGGCGACTCGTGGTTCCTTCTTCAGCTGGCGAGGAATGTGGTTGCGGTGCCATGTGGTAAGGTGCTCCACATAGAGGTGGACCTGAAGACGGAAACTTCCAACGACCAGGGGCCCAAGCCTTTGAAAGTTGCTCTCAAATTTGACAATAGAACTTTGAGTCAAAGTAGCCCAGACGGCAACGGCAACGAAGTTGAAGTGGACATCGACTGGTACCCGGAGGTAAACATTGAATAGACTAGCGAGCAGAGCACTAGCTGCTGCACCGGACATGCATGGAAGACCATTTCCACTTTCCCCTTTTTTAAACGAATAGTCATGTCctctatttgatctataattATATTATACTACAGATCTCACGACCAAGTCATCCACCGGAGCAAACCATTGGAGAGGTTCGCGAGCAGGAACCAAGTCACCTAGTGGAGGTAATGGTGACCACTATAATAGTTTCTTGCACCGAACTTTGATGAGATTTACGAtctctttccttctcttttaACTAAATTTCCGTACTGCAGGCCAAAATGATATCTGTGCGTGAACCTGATTTGGGGTACACCATCGGAGATGCAGTGTCGTTCACTCGATTCATAACGCATCTACGTCACTTTGTCGCCGAACACCCAGACAAAGAGGATATCCTGTACCACCAAGTGCTCGCCAAGCAGCGTGCTGAACAACCGGCGAGATGGCTTCACATCAAGCTAGAAGTGGTGGAGGACAAGAAAACATTGTCGACAACCCTACTCATACGGGATGACGACTTGTACGTCCATGGCTTCATGAACCAGGAAGGAGTTTGCTACGAGCTTCTCGAAACCAAGGACAGTACTGTCAATATGATCCCAGAAGATGAATACAATCCCCACCCCCTATACTGGGGCCTCACATACAACACCATACTGAACGTCCAAGATGGCAGCGAAGCCACGGCTAAACTGGTAACTGAGGGGCTAGGCATGTCCTTCGCGATTGAAGCTGTGCGACGGCTGTCGAGCTCCACCCACCCAGATGTTGAGGTGGATGGTGAGAAGAGCGCTAGGGTGGCACTTGCGGGCCTGATCGTCATGGTCTGCGAGTCCGCAAGGATGAATCCTCTCCGCGACGCTATTGCAGGTGGGTGGAGCAACGGCACGGGATTCACCGAGCAACTGATGGATCGTTATGTGCGGAAATATGGGGAGATGTCACGCAACCTGCAGAAGTGGAAGAGTAGTAACTCTGATAATTGGCCGCACCCCATTTCGGAGCTACAAGCCACTTGCCTCGTGCTTAACACCCAGCTGCTACCGGATGAAACTGTTGACCGCCCTGTTGGCCGCCCCCGAGTGGAACTATTATCCATACATGCCGACCTTGGGGGCGTCGGCACGAAAATCATTGTCTTCGACGGGAAACGAGGCCAGATCATCTACAGGCACAACAAGCAAAGAGAACAGgtactgtgtgtgtgtgttacaTCAACATTTTCACATCGTTCAAGCGACGATATTTAATCAATCAGTACATGAATGCAGGGAACAACGGAGAATTTGGTTCTGACTGGACCCTACACCGGAATCTCGGCGTACTTGTGCTTCGCCATCAAAATTGACATCCCCGACGCCGGTCCTATGGTATTTAAATGGGATTGCTATAACCCCCAGCACGCTGCCCAAGTTGACAAACCACCCATGAGCCACGATATGGGCAACATAGCGAAAGTGACCTACGCAGTGATGTCCAACGCCCTAAAGGCCACTGTGCAGGTCAAGCTGCGCCTCAACGATGAGCACAGCGCTGTTGGCATCGGAGGTGAAATCACCGCGCTCATCGATGGCTtcgaagacgaagaagacaacaGGAGCATCCTCTTCAGGCCTGAAAAGAGGACGTGTCAGTCTTTCTCCTCTACCGACAACGACTCGATGATCCTTCTTCAGCTGGCTAGGAATGTCCTTGCTGTGCCATATGGTAAGGATCTTCGCATAAAGGTGGACCTGGAGATTGAAACTTCCAACAACCAAGGGATCAAGAATTTGAGAGCCGACCTCTGCATAGCCAATGGAATTCTGAGCCAATGTCACGTAGTCGATGGTGGCGAAGTTGAAGTGAATGTCACATGGTACCCACAGGTAAACATCGAGGAGATTAGACCGCACTTGTTAGTCGCTTGCATCAAACATTCAAGATCTTTATTATCACTATCCTTCTTCCCTTAACTAAGTTCCCGTACTGCAGGAAGAAATTACGTACGAGCATCAACATGAAGTAGTGTATACCATCGGAGATGCAAGGTCGTATCGTGGGTTCATAATGGCTCTCTGTCGCATTCTCACCAACCACCCAGACCATGAGGGTATCTTGGATGGTCCCGAACACCCCAAACTCTCCACCCGACAACACCCACTACTGCTCAGCGACCGAATGGACAGGTGGCTTCACATCAAGCTTCAAGTGGCGGGCGAGGGAACTTCAGTAACCCTAGCCATCGGGATGGACGACTTGCGCGTCCATGGCTTCACAAACGAGAACGAAGATCGTCTTTGGTACCGCCCTGAAGACTACAAAAAGTGGTTGTCGTTGTCATCTCAAGTAAATCTACACTGGGGCTACGGGTACGACAGTATATTGGGTGTGAATTCCCATGAGGGAATCGTGGGTAAACTGGCCTCCGAGACCCAGGGGCTGGGCAAAACCACCGCGGTTAACGCCGTGCGCGTTCTTTCACGCTTCCGCCCACATGTCCTCCTAGGAGAATTAGTGGCGGGTGGTGATAAATACTACGATGCCAGGGTGGCACTGGTGTGCCTGAGCGTCATGGTCTGCGATTCCGCGAAGTTGAATCCCGTCCTCAAACACATCGAAAGTGGCTGGGAGAACGGGACGGGACACACCAAGGAACTGGAGGGTTACATTAAGAATTGGAACCGCATATCAAGCGCCCTGCTGGACTGGAAGGAAGACAGCTACCGTACATGGATGAAAGATGAGCGACTAGAGAGGATCGGAATCAAGAGCCCAGAAGATGCACTGGACGTCGTTCACCTCTGCTCCGCTGAACGGATGCATCGGTTTTGATGGATCCAGCAGCCTATCTAACCTGGGCGGAACCGTGCGTGTCGCTCCGCCAAATCAGGTTACCTGtatcccccttttttttttgacatcaTCGTGCTTGGCCCCTGAATGTTTCTCAAATCAGTTACCCCTTGTGTTTACTCTTCTTTTACAATATGATATGAATCATGACCTCCAGTCCAGTCTGTGTGTGATCATTTAAGCTAGTGTTTGCTTTGATCGATACTGTAAACCGACAATATAAGAAACAGATGCAAATGTAAACGGTGTTTTGGTTCAGCATGTAACGAACGGTATTTGGTTCACAATAATACTTGTCATCTCTTTGTTCCAGCTGTTGCAATCTGCTGGGTCTATGTCCTCATATCATTCTTTTGTTCCGAGCTATCAGTTGAAGTTTGCAATCAACTTTCTCTTCCCAGCTATGCTTCGATACTTTTTTTCCACTTGTAGTAACTGGATTCCGGTTTTCATTTTCAAGTGCACAAGAAGACCACTGTAGTTCATTTCCCCTTGTAGTTAACTGTTTGGCAATTagtagtaaaagttcatcaacccgtgctcccgcatgGGCTAATAATTTTAAAACGAGACTcactaactaataatcaaaattatttatgtatgactctcttatttatttaatattctaacacaatacccCGTTGTGATTGACTTTTGATTAataattattatatatacatttgcatccatattcatactttttttaGCTTTACAATGTACCTCCGTACATTGTGTTTAACataaaaattattatttttcatCGCTTCCTCCCATACATGCATAAAAGGTCTACACAgtaacacacatcatgcataaaTAC containing:
- the LOC101764564 gene encoding uncharacterized protein LOC101764564, encoding MGDVETTELRIPEATEDEVNIEERGNVKDEVGNTSINRRFEHGNTQSTTHEVDKQNVVEVTIGMGNIEGTTPKGKIVDLHRHVEVTTVSGNLTVVYTIGDGMSFTEFIMVLRRILAEHNKDREDILDKFSTNLSSSRQHPVLTKQYGEEPPWLHVKLQVVEEGKEPSWTTLIMRVDSLYVCGFMDRNGNLYRLIDDKTKSEAIIPKGHNGANIQDLQWKVSYPSLLGDKKTILHQKTKKDDLTSKDKKTILHQKTKKDDLTSKDKTTKVRNEVVHELGRAHLGRDFAMEAVRRLSEHNPDTEVAGMISGRLALGGLIVLVCESARMNPFYDSFARGWSTGEGFKEELMRKYVWDCYYSNTSRELRQWKSENYINLKTWVTDPIPQLQTMHLVLNAPLPKNEGNNDDGNPDPSTSGDAGANAGNQNNNGNNNGKAEEGNDDGNSDPSTSSKEDGNGDPSPSNDAGEGSKGRPDGNTGNQNNNNTSNLQENSGKSKEDGDADGNNDPTRGEGGGRTNKQNTGKADDTLGHGRPLVELLAVHAHLGVVDTKIIVFDGKRGQIIYKHAKQGEEVGRMEDLVLTGPYRGISAYASFTIKVDIPKANPARFEWDCYDQSNADKVDAVNPSYGEIKDKDGKLLAEVTYAVMSDALEATVQQVMLRLKDGHTLNDVHGEIKARIDGFEVGSILFNPTQGAGKCFSPAGDSWFLLQLARNVVAVPCGKVLHIEVDLKTETSNDQGPKPLKVALKFDNRTLSQSSPDGNGNEVEVDIDWYPEISRPSHPPEQTIGEVREQEPSHLVEAKMISVREPDLGYTIGDAVSFTRFITHLRHFVAEHPDKEDILYHQVLAKQRAEQPARWLHIKLEVVEDKKTLSTTLLIRDDDLYVHGFMNQEGVCYELLETKDSTVNMIPEDEYNPHPLYWGLTYNTILNVQDGSEATAKLVTEGLGMSFAIEAVRRLSSSTHPDVEVDGEKSARVALAGLIVMVCESARMNPLRDAIAGGWSNGTGFTEQLMDRYVRKYGEMSRNLQKWKSSNSDNWPHPISELQATCLVLNTQLLPDETVDRPVGRPRVELLSIHADLGGVGTKIIVFDGKRGQIIYRHNKQREQGTTENLVLTGPYTGISAYLCFAIKIDIPDAGPMVFKWDCYNPQHAAQVDKPPMSHDMGNIAKVTYAVMSNALKATVQVKLRLNDEHSAVGIGGEITALIDGFEDEEDNRSILFRPEKRTCQSFSSTDNDSMILLQLARNVLAVPYGKDLRIKVDLEIETSNNQGIKNLRADLCIANGILSQCHVVDGGEVEVNVTWYPQEEITYEHQHEVVYTIGDARSYRGFIMALCRILTNHPDHEGILDGPEHPKLSTRQHPLLLSDRMDRWLHIKLQVAGEGTSVTLAIGMDDLRVHGFTNENEDRLWYRPEDYKKWLSLSSQVNLHWGYGYDSILGVNSHEGIVGKLASETQGLGKTTAVNAVRVLSRFRPHVLLGELVAGGDKYYDARVALVCLSVMVCDSAKLNPVLKHIESGWENGTGHTKELEGYIKNWNRISSALLDWKEDSYRTWMKDERLERIGIKSPEDALDVVHLCSAERMHRF